The following proteins are co-located in the Nonlabens ponticola genome:
- a CDS encoding NADP-dependent isocitrate dehydrogenase, protein MSDQQPKIIYTKTDEAPALATASFLPIVEKFIKPAGIAIETKDISLAARILAVFPDRLGDKKVDDALSQLGELVKKEEANVIKLPNISASVPQLTAAIKELQEKGYDLPDYPEDPSNDEEKEIKKRYDSVKGSAVNPVLREGNSDRRAPKPVKQYARNNPHSMGAWSKDSKSHVSTMDSGDFAHNEKSVTVDKATTVDIQLVDAKGAVHKLKENLSLKAGEILDATYMSKEQLLDFLEEQIVDAREQDVLFSLHMKATMMKVSDPIIFGHAVRTFFKSVFDEYQAEFNKIGVDVNNGFGDLLSKLDELPEDKRSEIKDALRRVMDYRPDLAMVNSDKGITNLHVPSDVIIDASMPAMIRNSGQMWNKDGKSQDTKAVIPDSSYAGIYAATIDFCKEHGAFDPTTMGTVPNVGLMAQKAEEYGSHDKTFEIPTAGKVQVVDQDGTVLLEHTVKEGDIWRACQTKDAPIQDWVKLAVSRARATGDPAIFWLDENRAHDAELIKKVNKYLKDHDTKGLDISIASPIEATERTLKRMKDGKDTISVTGNVLRDYNTDLFPILEVGTSAKMLSIVPLMNGGGLFETGAGGSAPKHVQQFQEENHLRWDSLGEFLALAVSLEHLAEKYDNDKAQIIADALDKATEKFLSEGKSPSRKVNELDNRGSHYFLALYWAQELANQNKDTDLASYFKSIADDLEKNQAQILEELIDVQGRPMDIGGYYMPDADKEEKAMRPSETLNAIIG, encoded by the coding sequence ATGTCAGACCAGCAACCAAAAATCATTTATACCAAAACCGATGAAGCACCAGCACTAGCTACTGCATCGTTTCTACCAATTGTAGAAAAATTCATCAAGCCTGCTGGCATCGCCATTGAGACCAAAGACATTTCGCTTGCTGCTAGAATTCTAGCGGTATTTCCAGATAGATTAGGAGATAAAAAAGTTGATGATGCCCTATCACAACTTGGTGAACTGGTAAAAAAAGAAGAAGCTAACGTTATCAAACTACCTAACATTAGCGCATCAGTACCACAACTTACTGCTGCAATCAAAGAGTTACAAGAAAAAGGATACGACTTACCAGATTACCCTGAAGATCCATCCAACGATGAAGAGAAGGAAATCAAGAAACGCTATGACAGCGTAAAGGGTAGTGCAGTAAATCCAGTATTAAGAGAAGGAAACAGTGATCGTCGTGCGCCTAAACCAGTAAAGCAATACGCTAGAAATAATCCGCACAGCATGGGTGCCTGGAGCAAAGACTCAAAGTCTCACGTGTCTACTATGGATTCAGGTGATTTTGCACATAATGAGAAAAGCGTGACAGTCGACAAAGCGACGACTGTTGATATACAATTAGTAGATGCTAAAGGTGCAGTACATAAACTCAAGGAAAACCTCTCTTTAAAGGCTGGTGAAATCCTTGACGCCACCTATATGAGTAAAGAGCAGTTGCTGGACTTTCTAGAAGAGCAGATTGTCGACGCACGCGAGCAAGATGTACTGTTCTCACTACACATGAAAGCAACGATGATGAAGGTGAGCGACCCGATTATCTTTGGCCATGCGGTGCGCACGTTCTTCAAATCTGTATTTGATGAATACCAGGCAGAATTTAATAAAATAGGCGTTGATGTCAATAATGGATTTGGCGATTTGCTGTCAAAACTGGATGAACTGCCAGAAGATAAAAGAAGTGAGATTAAAGATGCTTTGCGTCGCGTGATGGACTATCGTCCAGATCTTGCCATGGTAAATAGTGATAAAGGTATTACCAATCTACACGTACCTAGTGACGTGATCATTGATGCATCCATGCCTGCCATGATCAGGAATTCGGGTCAGATGTGGAATAAGGATGGTAAATCTCAAGATACTAAGGCAGTAATTCCAGATAGTTCCTATGCTGGAATCTATGCAGCGACCATCGACTTTTGTAAAGAGCATGGAGCCTTTGATCCTACCACAATGGGAACCGTTCCCAACGTTGGACTTATGGCTCAAAAGGCTGAAGAATATGGTTCACACGATAAAACATTTGAAATACCGACTGCAGGAAAAGTACAGGTAGTTGATCAAGATGGTACTGTACTTCTAGAACATACAGTTAAAGAAGGTGATATCTGGAGAGCTTGTCAAACCAAGGACGCACCTATCCAGGATTGGGTAAAACTTGCTGTTTCAAGAGCTAGAGCGACTGGTGATCCAGCCATTTTCTGGTTAGATGAAAATCGCGCACACGATGCTGAGTTGATCAAGAAAGTAAATAAATACCTGAAAGATCACGATACCAAAGGGCTTGACATTAGCATTGCTTCTCCAATTGAAGCTACTGAACGCACGTTGAAACGTATGAAAGACGGCAAGGACACGATATCAGTAACTGGTAACGTATTGCGTGATTATAATACAGACCTCTTCCCTATTCTAGAAGTGGGAACTAGTGCGAAAATGCTTTCTATCGTTCCATTAATGAACGGTGGTGGATTATTTGAAACAGGTGCTGGTGGTAGTGCGCCTAAGCATGTACAGCAGTTCCAAGAAGAAAATCACTTGAGATGGGATTCTCTAGGTGAATTCCTAGCATTGGCAGTTTCACTAGAACATCTGGCTGAAAAGTATGACAATGATAAAGCACAAATTATAGCGGACGCACTTGATAAGGCGACTGAAAAATTCTTGTCTGAAGGAAAGTCACCATCACGTAAGGTAAATGAATTAGATAATCGTGGATCGCACTATTTCCTAGCGTTGTATTGGGCTCAGGAATTAGCTAATCAAAACAAGGATACAGATCTTGCTAGCTACTTCAAGTCGATAGCAGATGATCTTGAGAAAAATCAAGCTCAGATTCTTGAAGAATTGATTGACGTGCAAGGCAGGCCTATGGATATAGGTGGTTACTACATGCCAGATGCTGACAAAGAAGAAAAAGCTATGAGACCTAGTGAAACGCTTAATGCGATTATAGGGTAA
- a CDS encoding BamA/TamA family outer membrane protein, with translation MVKLQWQDHKKNKLSYLNTLIELEVGQQLDSTLLERDMIRLRREPGIAHAYYQVYEQDNGVRVVYGLQENWTIIPYVNFYTTNDDEFAYRLGVTEFNLLGRGIAAGVFYQKDIFDSYGINIRAPILFSKHLGLAIGYQDFTTREPVFLSNGVADYKYNNTSYELSLLYQINLRHRVAVGYSFFNEDYEYLRGATQNGIPQDLDVDKSLVKGIYEYNGLDNYYQYISGFRSIFNAQYVISTDSALPDFIIARNDFLYFTRVGEKGNWANRLRLGLASNDDSPFAPFAVDNNLNIRGVGNTIDRGTGAIVLNTEYRHTAWERDWFVLQTNVFVDAGSWRNPGGRFSDFGSRQNIRVYPGLGLRFIHKQIFNTVFRIDYGVGVTQDSTQGFVFGIGQYF, from the coding sequence GTGGTAAAATTGCAATGGCAAGACCATAAAAAGAATAAGCTGTCTTATCTCAATACGCTTATTGAATTAGAAGTAGGTCAACAATTGGACAGCACCTTGCTCGAGCGAGATATGATCAGACTGCGTCGTGAGCCTGGTATCGCACATGCATATTACCAGGTATACGAACAGGATAATGGTGTGCGAGTGGTTTATGGTCTGCAAGAGAATTGGACCATCATTCCTTATGTCAACTTTTATACGACAAACGATGACGAGTTTGCCTACAGACTAGGCGTCACAGAATTCAACCTGCTAGGTCGTGGCATCGCAGCAGGCGTATTTTACCAAAAGGATATTTTTGATTCCTATGGTATCAACATCCGCGCGCCAATTTTATTCAGTAAGCATCTAGGACTTGCCATAGGCTATCAAGATTTTACCACACGGGAACCTGTTTTTTTATCTAATGGTGTTGCAGACTATAAATACAACAACACTAGCTATGAATTATCATTGCTGTATCAGATAAACCTTAGACATCGTGTCGCTGTAGGTTATAGTTTTTTCAATGAAGATTATGAGTATTTGCGTGGCGCTACCCAGAATGGAATTCCGCAAGATCTTGACGTCGATAAATCACTGGTAAAAGGAATTTACGAGTATAATGGACTGGATAATTATTACCAGTACATCAGTGGTTTCCGCAGTATTTTTAATGCGCAATATGTGATAAGTACCGATAGTGCTTTACCAGATTTTATTATTGCTCGCAATGACTTTCTTTATTTTACTAGAGTAGGCGAGAAAGGCAATTGGGCAAACAGGCTCAGACTAGGACTGGCTTCAAATGACGACTCGCCATTTGCTCCATTTGCAGTAGATAATAATTTGAATATACGTGGCGTGGGAAACACAATAGATCGTGGCACTGGTGCCATCGTCCTCAATACAGAATACCGACACACCGCATGGGAACGCGACTGGTTTGTCCTACAGACTAATGTATTTGTAGATGCAGGTAGCTGGCGCAATCCAGGTGGTCGTTTTTCAGATTTTGGCAGTAGGCAAAACATCAGGGTTTATCCTGGTTTGGGATTACGATTTATTCACAAGCAGATATTCAATACGGTATTTCGCATTGATTACGGTGTTGGCGTGACGCAGGATTCTACTCAAGGATTCGTCTTTGGTATAGGTCAGTATTTTTAA
- a CDS encoding DUF547 domain-containing protein: MKNLFALLFLIIVSNYGQAQTASFYEDTDAFLKTYVSNGKVDYAAIKKDPSSLNKLITQAEAINVSKSSPADYQAFWINAYNLHVINGLVEAYPVNSPLDVKGFFDNTKREVGGETLTLNDIENKKLREQFNDARVHFVLVCGALGCPPIIPNTYKPDTLDRQLTAQTSKAINNPSFIKTKGKKLQVSQIFEWYAQDFNQGENTTLTFINAYLTNPVDENTKVSFYTYNWKINKL; the protein is encoded by the coding sequence ATGAAAAATCTATTTGCATTATTATTTCTCATTATCGTCTCCAACTATGGTCAAGCTCAAACAGCATCCTTTTATGAAGATACCGATGCTTTCCTTAAGACTTATGTTTCTAATGGCAAGGTTGATTATGCAGCAATTAAAAAGGACCCTAGTTCATTGAACAAACTCATTACCCAAGCTGAAGCAATCAACGTTTCAAAAAGCAGCCCAGCAGATTATCAAGCCTTCTGGATCAATGCTTATAATTTGCACGTAATAAATGGATTGGTAGAAGCTTATCCTGTCAACTCACCACTAGATGTGAAAGGATTCTTTGACAATACCAAACGAGAGGTTGGCGGCGAGACTTTAACCTTGAATGACATTGAGAACAAAAAACTAAGAGAACAATTCAATGATGCTCGAGTACATTTTGTGCTAGTTTGCGGTGCATTGGGTTGTCCACCTATCATTCCTAATACTTATAAGCCAGATACGTTAGATAGGCAATTGACCGCTCAAACGAGTAAGGCGATCAACAATCCATCATTTATCAAAACCAAAGGGAAAAAGCTGCAGGTCTCACAAATTTTTGAGTGGTATGCCCAAGATTTTAATCAAGGTGAAAACACGACATTGACTTTTATCAATGCTTATCTCACAAATCCAGTTGATGAAAACACTAAGGTCTCTTTCTACACCTATAATTGGAAAATCAACAAGCTATAA
- a CDS encoding MBL fold metallo-hydrolase — MKKLLLLSFLSLSLMACKDNASTTEDTTANNQTEEQQSAASNDEEYIPSIEIMPISHATFVMKWDDQIIYNDPVGGATAFEGKPEANIILVTDIHGDHLNKETLMAVANKSNFLFAPQAVADQLGDDLKPTVVLNNGDVATRNGLTIKAIPMYNITEGRLDKHVKGRGNGYVLEKNGYRVYISGDTEGIPEMRNLENIDKAFVCMNLPYTMDVEQAADAVLDFAPKEVIPFHYRGTDGLSDVEKFKSLVNQGSDAIEVTLMDWYPQRG; from the coding sequence ATGAAAAAATTACTCCTACTTTCCTTCTTGAGTCTGTCATTAATGGCTTGCAAAGACAACGCAAGTACTACGGAAGATACTACTGCAAATAACCAAACAGAAGAACAGCAAAGTGCTGCATCCAATGATGAGGAATACATACCGTCTATTGAGATTATGCCTATATCCCATGCAACTTTTGTGATGAAATGGGATGACCAGATTATCTACAATGATCCTGTTGGTGGAGCCACAGCATTTGAAGGTAAGCCAGAAGCAAATATCATTCTAGTAACTGATATTCATGGCGATCACCTTAATAAAGAAACTCTTATGGCAGTAGCCAATAAGTCCAATTTCTTATTTGCACCTCAAGCGGTAGCTGACCAACTGGGTGATGATTTAAAGCCAACGGTTGTCCTAAACAACGGTGACGTCGCTACCCGAAACGGATTGACTATTAAGGCCATACCTATGTACAATATTACCGAAGGTCGATTGGACAAACATGTGAAAGGACGCGGTAATGGCTATGTGCTGGAAAAGAATGGGTACAGAGTATATATTTCTGGAGATACAGAAGGTATTCCTGAAATGCGTAATCTTGAAAATATCGATAAGGCATTTGTATGTATGAACCTACCGTACACCATGGATGTAGAACAGGCAGCCGATGCGGTATTAGATTTTGCTCCTAAGGAAGTTATTCCTTTTCACTACCGAGGAACGGACGGTTTGAGCGATGTTGAGAAATTCAAGTCTCTTGTCAATCAAGGTAGTGATGCAATTGAAGTGACACTTATGGATTGGTATCCGCAGCGCGGCTAG
- a CDS encoding DUF4139 domain-containing protein, with the protein MRFLPLLLLAFSLCSNAQESANSRIKDITIYLQGARVTRDVELTVISGSNEIVISDLSPEITSESIMVSQLNGMSLSSVNYSTTSLSKKTSSENLKLITRSLDSVQQALYQFNSRLKGNREEVAILQTNRQLNSKDTGMSLAQVKAFASYYNDRLEALSLKEYEYNDTIEELLERQTELENEKSKINPAANEMRGEIRLSINSTKAMKSTIKITYNLSNAGWVPYYDIYAAGGSNNVDLKFKGQVYQTTGTDWDNAMITLSTSDPYQDNTKPDLKEKRLNFVRYNRRSMSVSRGNRRYNPTVKTVSGKVTDVTGEPLLGATVIVRGTNNATTTDFDGNYRLEITDGTSITTSFSGYESVTSPIYASTMNFELSVSLDAVVVTGYRTSTRKKSNVTASVEDKEELSTVSAVEENLASRSYKLRLPYSIPSTGETIDIPISQDKLDATYGYYSAPVINQNVFLTAQMKNWESLNLIPAEASVYFDDSFTGSIYFDTDTTDESLTVSLGVDPQISVERKEVTDFKSQSIFGTKKRVDKVYEIIVKNNRSKSIDLKLQDRIPISSNKEIEVDDIETGDATMDQETRLLTWDINLNTGSQVKKRFSYQLEYPKNKRINLD; encoded by the coding sequence ATGAGATTCTTACCCTTATTACTTTTAGCCTTCTCTCTATGCAGCAATGCACAAGAAAGTGCCAATTCCAGAATCAAAGACATTACCATTTATTTACAGGGAGCTCGCGTTACCAGAGACGTTGAATTAACTGTAATAAGCGGTAGCAACGAGATCGTCATTAGTGACCTGTCGCCTGAAATCACATCAGAGAGCATTATGGTATCACAACTTAATGGTATGAGTTTGTCAAGCGTAAATTACAGTACCACATCGTTGAGTAAAAAAACTTCAAGTGAAAACCTTAAATTAATAACTAGAAGCCTAGACAGCGTGCAACAAGCGCTTTATCAATTTAATTCTAGATTAAAAGGGAACCGTGAAGAAGTTGCGATACTACAAACCAATCGTCAACTTAATAGTAAGGATACTGGGATGAGCCTTGCCCAAGTAAAGGCTTTTGCCAGCTATTACAACGACCGTCTAGAAGCGTTGAGCCTTAAGGAATATGAATATAATGACACTATTGAGGAATTACTAGAGCGACAAACGGAGCTTGAAAACGAAAAGTCAAAAATCAATCCTGCAGCAAATGAAATGCGTGGAGAAATTAGGCTTTCCATTAACAGTACCAAAGCGATGAAATCAACGATAAAGATTACTTACAACTTGAGTAATGCCGGCTGGGTGCCCTATTATGACATTTATGCCGCTGGTGGCAGCAATAATGTTGACCTCAAATTTAAAGGACAAGTATACCAAACAACAGGAACTGATTGGGATAACGCGATGATCACTTTATCCACTAGTGATCCCTATCAAGACAATACAAAGCCAGATTTAAAAGAGAAGCGTCTAAATTTTGTGAGATACAATCGAAGGAGTATGTCTGTAAGTCGTGGCAACCGTAGATACAATCCTACAGTCAAAACAGTGAGCGGTAAAGTTACTGACGTAACAGGAGAACCACTCTTAGGTGCAACTGTAATTGTTAGAGGTACAAATAATGCAACTACAACAGACTTTGACGGTAATTATAGACTAGAGATAACGGACGGAACTTCAATAACTACAAGTTTTTCTGGCTATGAGAGTGTAACAAGTCCTATCTATGCAAGCACAATGAACTTTGAATTATCTGTAAGCTTAGATGCGGTTGTGGTTACGGGTTATAGAACTTCAACTAGAAAAAAATCAAATGTTACAGCATCAGTAGAAGATAAAGAGGAATTATCTACCGTAAGTGCCGTGGAAGAAAATTTAGCTTCACGTAGTTATAAATTGCGACTACCCTATTCAATACCATCGACTGGCGAGACCATCGATATTCCTATTTCACAAGATAAGCTGGATGCCACCTATGGATACTATAGCGCTCCAGTCATCAATCAAAATGTATTCCTCACCGCTCAAATGAAGAACTGGGAAAGCCTCAATTTAATACCTGCTGAGGCAAGTGTGTATTTTGACGACAGTTTTACTGGTAGCATATACTTTGATACTGATACTACCGATGAATCGTTGACTGTAAGCCTAGGCGTCGATCCACAAATAAGCGTCGAACGCAAAGAAGTAACTGATTTTAAGTCACAATCAATTTTTGGCACCAAAAAACGAGTTGACAAGGTTTATGAAATTATTGTCAAGAATAACCGCAGTAAATCTATCGACTTAAAATTACAGGATCGCATTCCAATTAGCAGCAATAAAGAAATAGAAGTCGATGATATTGAAACAGGCGATGCTACCATGGATCAGGAAACGCGGCTGCTTACATGGGACATTAATTTGAATACTGGATCCCAAGTAAAAAAGCGATTTAGCTATCAGCTTGAATATCCTAAGAACAAGCGTATCAATCTAGATTGA
- the bshB1 gene encoding bacillithiol biosynthesis deacetylase BshB1 has translation MKLDILAIGAHPDDIELSCAGVLAKEAAAGKKIGIVDLTRGELGTRGTPEIRDQEATKAAKILGVAVRENLGFADGFFVNDKQHQLEIVKMIRKYQPEIVICNAVEDRHPDHAKGSDLTSVSCFLSGLRKIETLDDQGVNQEQWRPKNVYHYIQWKDLVPDIVVDITGHLETKMDAVKAYKSQFFDPDNNEPATPISSNNFFESIRYRAANLGRLIGTDHAEGFTTERYPAVDSLFDLK, from the coding sequence ATGAAATTAGACATTCTCGCCATAGGCGCACATCCAGACGATATTGAATTAAGTTGTGCAGGTGTTCTTGCTAAGGAAGCTGCAGCAGGAAAGAAAATAGGTATTGTAGATCTTACCAGAGGTGAGCTAGGAACAAGAGGAACACCAGAGATACGAGATCAAGAAGCCACTAAAGCGGCAAAAATTTTAGGTGTTGCAGTAAGGGAAAACCTAGGTTTTGCAGACGGCTTTTTTGTAAACGACAAGCAACACCAACTCGAGATCGTCAAAATGATACGCAAGTATCAACCAGAAATCGTCATTTGCAATGCGGTAGAAGATCGGCATCCAGATCATGCCAAAGGATCAGACCTTACAAGCGTGAGCTGTTTTCTATCTGGCTTGAGAAAAATTGAAACCCTTGACGATCAAGGCGTGAACCAAGAACAGTGGAGACCTAAAAATGTGTATCACTACATACAATGGAAAGACCTCGTTCCCGATATAGTTGTTGATATAACGGGTCATCTAGAAACTAAAATGGATGCCGTGAAAGCTTATAAGTCGCAATTCTTTGATCCTGACAATAACGAGCCTGCAACACCTATAAGTAGTAATAACTTCTTTGAATCTATAAGGTATAGAGCCGCCAATCTAGGCAGATTGATAGGCACTGATCATGCAGAAGGTTTTACTACTGAGAGGTATCCAGCGGTAGACAGTCTATTTGACCTCAAATAA
- a CDS encoding adenine phosphoribosyltransferase, with amino-acid sequence MMKIEDLKGLVQDVPDFPQVGIVFKDISPLLASAKARKTITSLLATKYKDKEIDVVVGMESRGFLFGTLVADALDASFVMVRKPGKLPGAVVQEQYDLEYGQDTLEIQQHMIPKDARVLIHDDVLATGGTALATSQLIEKCKGTVVGYSFLIELDFLAGRKRLKHSPVHSLIHY; translated from the coding sequence ATCATGAAAATAGAAGATTTAAAAGGATTAGTGCAGGATGTACCTGATTTTCCTCAAGTGGGAATCGTGTTTAAGGATATTTCCCCTTTGTTAGCTTCCGCGAAAGCGAGAAAGACAATAACCTCACTGCTAGCAACAAAATATAAGGACAAGGAAATAGATGTAGTCGTGGGTATGGAATCGCGAGGTTTCCTTTTTGGTACGCTGGTGGCTGATGCGCTTGATGCTTCATTTGTCATGGTACGCAAGCCTGGTAAATTACCTGGAGCTGTGGTGCAGGAACAGTATGATCTAGAATATGGTCAGGATACTCTAGAGATACAGCAGCACATGATTCCTAAAGATGCTCGCGTCCTCATACATGATGACGTGCTTGCTACTGGCGGTACAGCATTAGCTACTAGTCAACTGATTGAAAAATGTAAAGGCACCGTGGTAGGTTATAGTTTCCTAATTGAACTTGATTTTCTAGCTGGCAGAAAGCGATTGAAACATAGTCCGGTCCATAGCCTCATACATTACTAA
- a CDS encoding DUF2306 domain-containing protein — MHLLTIEYPVWYQFLMYSHLATVIPCVFLGAYLLAFSKGTTTHRMLGKIYMSLMFITALITIFMPAMVGPTLFNHFGWIHLFTLLTLWTVPTALIAVRKGNIKAHKRKMVLLYIGALLIAGGFTFVPGRYMHELVFG, encoded by the coding sequence ATGCACTTACTTACAATCGAGTATCCAGTCTGGTATCAGTTTTTGATGTATTCTCATTTAGCCACGGTGATTCCCTGTGTGTTTCTGGGTGCTTATCTCCTAGCCTTTTCAAAAGGAACTACTACGCACAGGATGCTGGGTAAAATCTATATGAGTCTCATGTTCATCACAGCGCTCATCACCATCTTTATGCCAGCTATGGTAGGCCCAACGCTGTTTAACCATTTTGGATGGATCCATTTGTTCACGCTGCTTACACTATGGACAGTGCCTACCGCTTTGATTGCTGTGCGCAAGGGTAACATCAAAGCTCACAAACGCAAGATGGTTTTGCTCTACATTGGCGCTTTGCTCATTGCAGGTGGATTCACTTTTGTTCCTGGCAGGTACATGCATGAACTAGTGTTTGGGTAA
- a CDS encoding trans-sulfuration enzyme family protein codes for MSKLTSPNYVCVHAGDLKDTTFGGATAPIYTSTTYDYRGEGTNLYPRYFNTPNQVALAQKMAALEQTEAALIFGSGMAAISAVFMAFLKQGDHIILQRAIYGGTAHFAAAEFDRTGISYTMIEHVDEESLQTALKENTRMIYIETPSNPLLEVVDIEVVSAFAKANSLKTAIDNTFASPINQNPANYGIDIIIHSATKYLGGHSDICAGTVSASQVDIDRLWKTAKNYGGSLSDVTVHLLERSIKTLGLRVKQQSETAHKLAVALELNQDVESVNYPGLESHAQHEIAKKQMRYYGGMMSFVLSSKIDDDQFLNHLKVIKPALSLAGVESTILSPRLTSHSLLPAKERREQGIDDRLLRFSTGIEELEVLLEDIMQALENSRK; via the coding sequence ATGAGCAAGCTTACTAGCCCTAATTATGTGTGCGTTCATGCCGGTGATCTCAAGGACACTACATTTGGCGGCGCCACTGCTCCTATTTATACATCGACTACATATGACTATCGCGGTGAGGGCACAAATTTATATCCGCGCTATTTTAACACGCCTAATCAAGTAGCGCTGGCTCAAAAAATGGCAGCACTGGAACAGACCGAGGCTGCTCTAATCTTTGGTAGCGGTATGGCGGCGATAAGCGCCGTTTTTATGGCGTTTCTCAAACAAGGAGATCACATCATCCTACAACGCGCAATCTATGGTGGCACGGCACATTTTGCAGCAGCAGAATTTGATCGCACGGGTATAAGCTACACCATGATTGAGCATGTCGATGAAGAAAGTTTACAGACCGCACTCAAAGAAAACACTAGGATGATCTACATCGAGACACCTAGCAATCCCTTGTTAGAAGTTGTGGATATTGAGGTTGTTTCAGCTTTCGCGAAAGCTAACTCCCTAAAAACTGCCATCGACAACACATTTGCCTCACCTATCAACCAGAATCCTGCAAACTATGGTATTGATATCATTATACATAGTGCGACTAAATACCTAGGCGGTCACAGCGATATTTGTGCTGGTACGGTTTCTGCCTCACAGGTGGACATTGACAGATTGTGGAAAACTGCCAAGAATTATGGCGGTAGCCTGAGCGATGTTACCGTTCACTTATTAGAACGTAGCATAAAAACACTAGGATTAAGAGTCAAGCAGCAGTCTGAAACCGCTCACAAACTAGCCGTTGCACTAGAGCTCAATCAAGATGTTGAATCTGTAAATTACCCAGGTCTTGAATCTCACGCACAGCATGAGATTGCCAAAAAGCAAATGCGTTATTACGGCGGTATGATGTCGTTTGTACTAAGCTCAAAAATCGACGACGACCAGTTTTTGAATCACTTGAAGGTCATAAAACCAGCGCTAAGTCTTGCTGGTGTAGAGTCTACAATCTTATCACCACGTTTGACCTCTCATAGCTTATTGCCAGCAAAAGAAAGAAGAGAACAAGGTATCGATGATCGTTTGCTACGATTTTCAACTGGAATAGAAGAACTTGAAGTACTTCTAGAAGACATCATGCAAGCTCTTGAAAACAGCAGAAAATAA
- a CDS encoding zinc-dependent metalloprotease yields the protein MKFQLLKKSFLGLSACALIFTACSKDENVDQIEQKSDLERAKEYAEEIGYHPDDIMIDNFMLPDGTKEERIFIEDDIALAPTDFYALAPIDAMPAVDDLAKQYRTNNLVTGSNRTIDIIGYTGGSNALTSTQRTALQWAVNNYNRLSGVSLTFRLTFGTDYQSKDMVIYRNPNNAGAGGSAGFPSNGRPNKFVQLYRGMDSYDTNTNEHVITHEIGHSVGFRHTDYFSRASCGQNTNEGSAGVGAIRVSGTPSGYDANSIMLACFGQGEDGEFGANDITALQAMY from the coding sequence ATGAAATTCCAATTATTAAAAAAGTCTTTCCTTGGACTCTCAGCATGCGCACTAATTTTTACTGCATGTTCTAAAGATGAAAACGTTGATCAAATCGAGCAAAAATCTGACCTTGAAAGAGCAAAAGAATATGCTGAAGAAATAGGATATCACCCAGATGACATTATGATTGACAACTTCATGTTGCCTGATGGTACAAAAGAAGAGCGCATCTTTATTGAAGATGATATCGCTCTTGCACCAACTGATTTTTATGCACTTGCTCCTATAGATGCTATGCCAGCTGTTGATGATCTTGCTAAGCAATATCGTACCAACAACCTAGTAACTGGTAGCAATCGTACCATTGACATCATTGGTTACACTGGTGGTAGCAATGCACTTACAAGTACACAACGTACTGCGTTGCAATGGGCTGTAAACAATTATAACAGATTGAGCGGTGTTTCTTTGACTTTCCGTTTGACTTTTGGTACTGACTATCAAAGTAAGGACATGGTAATATACCGTAACCCTAACAACGCTGGTGCTGGTGGATCTGCTGGATTCCCATCAAATGGTCGTCCTAACAAATTTGTACAACTTTATAGAGGTATGGATTCTTATGACACTAACACTAACGAGCACGTAATCACTCATGAGATAGGTCACTCAGTTGGTTTCCGTCATACAGATTACTTCTCACGTGCATCTTGTGGACAAAACACTAATGAAGGTAGCGCTGGTGTAGGTGCTATTAGAGTAAGTGGTACTCCTAGCGGTTATGACGCAAATTCTATCATGCTAGCTTGCTTCGGTCAAGGTGAAGATGGAGAATTTGGTGCAAATGACATCACTGCTTTACAAGCGATGTACTAG